One stretch of Anabrus simplex isolate iqAnaSimp1 chromosome 3, ASM4041472v1, whole genome shotgun sequence DNA includes these proteins:
- the LOC136866385 gene encoding oxidative stress-induced growth inhibitor 1, translated as MRDFSAPNSVPEDAVYKEVVVVGNGPSGIAVSHLLAGHWPYYNGEPHPDELLTARLRAAPPSRSLLEQDLHFLSQGLEGRCNNPVSLLLDALTHPCADLGLELPSLLEWIHHPERLVEHVVLGKGPPGGAWQEMDGNVLTISLGSWMELPGLDFRTWETWDGGQASSRNSRALVSSVARYYEDYVEARGLSRFFRNGSVVTSVRPLNMGNTVDKKITDPETGVETCSPPVLWCVEGYDTANCNAPFCYVSRCVVLATGSIDLPNRLQVPGEMDNPEWVLHDLRTLEIKLDELVDRHGKDREGMPTEPDCDPVLIVGAGLSAADAIIAARFRSLPILHLFRRRHNTLDKQLPENMYPEYHKVYQMMSDGGENYSCYTALPEHKILEITPDHIVYIESPDGKVVSRTVSAAAILIGSRPDLSFLHLGGDLGVVPSQPIDCRSNPVDVDLFTYAVKRAPSGLYALGPLAGDNFVRFIQGGAVAIASNIHKERKHHTVL; from the exons GTAATGGCCCCTCCGGAATTGCTGTATCCCACTTACTGGCTGGTCACTGGCCCTATTATAATGGAGAACCCCATCCGGACGAGCTGCTCACAGCTAGATTGAGAGCTGCACCCCCCTCACGCTCCCTCTTGGAGCAGGATCTCCACTTCCTATCACAA GGCTTAGAAGGCCGATGTAACAACCCGGTGTCACTGCTGTTGGATGCACTGACTCATCCATGTGCCGATCTTGGCCTGGAGCTTCCTTCACTGCTTGAGTGGATCCACCATCCTGAGCGTTTGGTGGAACATGTGGTCCTTGGCAAGGGACCACCTGGAGGGGCTTGGCAG GAAATGGATGGTAATGTGCTGACCATCAGTTTGGGTAGTTGGATGGAATTGCCCGGACTTGATTTCCGAACATGGGAAACTTGGGATGGTGGACAAGCTAGCTCCAGAAATAGTCGAGCTTTGGTGTCATCTGTGGCTCGGTACTATGAAGACTATGTCGAGGCTCGTGGTCTGAGCAGGTTCTTCCGCAATGGTAGTGTTGTTACATCAGTTCGACCACTTAATATGGGGAACACTGTG GACAAAAAAATCACTGATCCAGAGACAGGTGTGGAGACATGTAGTCCTCCTGTCTTGTGGTGTGTGGAAGGTTATGATACAGCAAACTGCAATGCACCGTTCTGCTATGTAAGCCGCTGTGTGGTTCTGGCCACGGGTTCGATTGATCTTCCTAACCGCCTACAAGTTCCAGGAGAGATGGACAATCCTGAATGGGTTTTGCATGATCTACGAACATTGGAAATAAAGTTGGATGAACTGGTTGACCGTCATGGGAAAGACCGTGAGG GGATGCCAACAGAACCGGATTGTGACCCAGTGTTGATTGTTGGAGCTGGACTGAGTGCAGCCGATGCCATCATTGCAGCACGTTTCCGCTCGTTGCCAATCTTGCACTTGTTTAGGCGAAGGCATAATACTCTGGATAAGCAACTACCTGAAAATATGTATCCTGAATATCACAAG GTGTACCAGATGATGTCTGATGGAGGAGAAAACTATTCCTGTTACACTGCTCTACCAGAGCACAAGATTCTGGAGATAACTCCGGACCACATAGTGTACATAGAGAGTCCTGATGGTAAGGTGGTTTCACGTACTGTGTCTGCTGCTGCAATCCTTATTGGATCTCGTCCTGATCTAAGTTTCCTGCACCTTGGTGGGGATTTAGGTGTTGTACCATCACAGCCAATTGACTGTAGATCAAATCCTGTGGACGTTGATCTCTTCACCTATGCTGTTAAACGAGCACCTTCTGGACTATATGCCCTTGGACCTCTTGCTGGTGATAATTTTGTAAGGTTCATCCAGGGTGGAGCAGTTGCAATCGCGAGTAACATTCACAAGGAAAGAAAACATCACACAGTtttgtaa